The uncultured Methanolobus sp. sequence CGTATGTATGAATTGCCGAAAAAGTTCACCGACAATCTTATACAGTCAAAGTACATCATGGAAATTTCTTCTTCGTTCAGTCCGGCATATCCTTATAAATACATTGAACTTGCCAGAAAAGGAGTAAGGATATCACTCATAATAACGGAGCCTGTATTTGAAAGATTTGAAACGGAGTATTTCGAACAATTACAGGATTATCTTGGGATAGAAAACACCGAACTTTTTGTGTGCAAAGACGATATAGGTTTTGCTTCCAGTGTGGTAACAGACAGATTCCTTTCACTGACCCTGTTCTATAAAACAGGCATGTTCCACAATCATGCTATGCTGAGTTTTGAAACGAATGCATTGATGTGGGGAGAAGATATGTACCACTTCTTCAGAAAAATATCTGAAGAAGTGTCAGGCGTCTGAGATTCGGGTTTTATATATGAGGTATTGACCCCTGGTCAAATTCTGCTGGTTTTGCTGATAGTGAGTTTAATTTTTTTCCGATTTGATAAATTCTTGCTGATGTTCTGCTTCAATTTTTTCTTATATTTTTGCTCATATTTGTTTTGATCTTATTTATTTTGACCATGGATGTCCTGTATGAATGTGTTTTATTTTTGCATTCATCAGATCAAAGCCATTAATCTGATTAAAGTCATTGATCTCATTAGAGTTCGTTCTTTTCGTTAATGCTGTTAATTCTAATGTGTTCATTCATCAGATTATAGCTCCCCTCGAATATGTGTGCAATTCATAATGTTAACACCGTTAATAAATAACCAGAGGTTATGATATATACCCCGATTAAAATAGTGTAATTTGTTAACAGTGAAAATTGGAGGCTCACTGTTCTAAAAACTTAAACCTTGGAGGTAAACCATGAGTACAGCAATTTTAAACCAATTAGCTGAAGCTGTGGTCGACGGCGACGACGACCTGGCAGAAGAACTTGCACAAAAAGCCCTTGATGAAGGGGTCGATCCTTACGAGGCAATTGTAGACGGACTTGCAAAGGGAATGACCATTGTAAGTGATAATTACGAAAAAGGTGAAGCCTTTGTGCCACATCTGCTCATCGCATCCGGTGCCATGTATGCAGGTATGGATATACTAACCCCCCATATGAAAGTAGAAGGCGGCGAACAGCGTTCAATAGGTGTTATAGGGACCATCGAGGGAGATGTCCACGATATAGGAAAGAACCTCGTTAAGACTATGATGTCCGCAGCAGGCTTTGATATGGTCGATCTGGGCCACGATGTGCCTGTCGAGAAGTTCGTAGAAGTAGCAAAGGAGAAGAAAGCAGACCTGATCTCCATGAGTGCCTTGATGACCACCACCATGACCAACATGGAAAAGGTAATCGAGATGCTGCAGGAGGACGGTCTCAGGGATTCCCTCGTTGTAATGGTAGGAGGAGCACCTGTTTCCCCTGAATTCGCAGAAAAGATCACTGCAGACTCTACACACCCTGATTCCATGGCTGCTACAGAATGGGCAAAGGACGCAGTAAGCAAACTCGACCCTGCTGAACAAAGATGGAGCGAGGAGAAGATATCGCTTGCTAAGGTCAAGTACAGAGAGATCCTGTCTAAGAAGACAGTTAAAGGAAAGACAGACATCGGTCTGGAAACTGCAAAGCAGATCATTGCAGACTTTGAGAGTGTAGCTGTCAAGACAAAAGAAGAAATGACCCATATGGACAGGACACTGGCAGCAATGGGCGACAAAAAGGTTGACAGGTTGCCTGTTTATCCTCTAGCCTGCGGATCATTGAGGAAATTTGCGGATGTCAATTACAAGGAGTATGCTACTGACATCAATGCATTCGTTGAAAGTGCTTACCTTGGATCCAAATATCTGGATACGGACATGTTCGTAGGTCTCATTGATCTTTCTGCAACATCAGCAGACTTCGGATGCAAGATCAAGTATCCTGAAGATGACACACCTTCATCCGAAGGACACCTTGAGGCATATGAGCAGATTGAAGTCCCTGAGGTCAAGGAAGGTACCCGTGCCTATGAGCTTATAATGGCTTCTAAGGCTGCTACTGAGAAACTTAACAAGGAACTCAATACCCCATTTGTCGGATTCCATGAAGGTCCGCTGCTTACCCTTACACAGCTTATGGGTGCAGACCGTGTCCTGATGGACATGAAGACAAATCCTGATGTGGTGCTTGAAGCAGTCCAGAAATGTACAGATTACATCTGCCAGGTATCTGAACTGTTCTTTGCAGAAAATGCCTGTAATGCACTTTGCATCGATAACCTCTGGTCCAACAACGTAATTATGAGTGAGGAGGACTATTGGAAGTTTGACGGGAAGTTTGTATCCGAACAGCACATACCAGTATTCAAAAAATACGACCAGCCCTACATAATACACAACTGTGCAGATGCAGTACACTTTGATACACAGATAAAGAAATTCGGAACACAGCTGTACAGCTACGCATACTATCCAAAGCTCAGGGGCAAGGGCTCACAGAACTATGCAGACCTTATTCCAAAGTACGGTGATGCATGCTGTATGATGGGGGAGGTCAACCCGGTGCAGTTCATGGATAACACCCCTGAAGGTATTCAGAAGGTAAAGGATGACACTAAAGATCTGCTTGAGGGTGTGCTTCCTGTACTCAAGGAGAACGGACTTCAATCCAAGTATGTCATGTCAACTGGTTGTGAGACCCCTCCAGGAGGAACTCTTACGACTGTGAAGGCAATGGTAGACGTAGTTAAGAAAATGGGTCCAGACCTTCAGAAACAGATATTCGGATAAGCAGGAACTATCACTTCCCCCTGCTTTTCCTTTTTTTATTCTCATGTGTGATTTGAAAGATCACTTAATGAGGTCTACATCCAACAGGTGGTAAACCCCCATCTCCACTAAAGGGGGTCGACCACCCACCTCCACTTAAAAAAATCTCCACATGAAAGGTGATAAATAATGAATCTCGGGCTTGGAATAGACACTGGCGGCACATATACAGATGCCGTGATAATGGATCTTGAAGATGGATCGGTCATCGATTCAAACAAATCGCTTACTACTTATCCTGATCTGATAAGGGGCATTGTCAGTTCAATTGACGGCCTTAAGGCCGAGCATCTTGCTAATGTAAGATTCACTTCAGTATCCACCACACTTGCCACTAACACCACGCTGGAGGGTAAGGGATATCCGGCAGGTCTCATACTCGTTGGCTATAATATATCCCGAAAGATTCCGACAGACCATATCCTTTCCATAGAAGGCGGGCATGATGCCGATGGAAATGAAGCGGAACCACTGGGTGACCTGAAGAAGGTGAAAGAATTTGTTGCAATGAACCAGCATAAGGTCTCTTCATTTGCTATATCATCATATTTTGGAGTACGCAACCCGGAACATGAACTCATTATCAAAGAGATAATACAGGAGCTGACAGATCATCCTGTTGTTTGCGGACATGAACTCTCCATGGAACTCGGAGCTTACGAAAGGGCTTTGACAGCACTTCTTAATGCCCAGTTGATCCCGGTAATAGACCAGTTCATAAGATCTGTAAGGTCTGTGATGCAGGATAAGAACATCAATTCGGTATTGATGATGATGAGATGTGACGGATCACTTGTCAGGATCGAAGAAGCACTCAAAAAACCAGTGGAATCTATTTTTTCCGGGCCAGCCGCAAGCCTGCTGGGAGCTGCACATCTGACAGGTCTTAAGGAATGCCTGGCCGTAGATGTGGGAGGTACGAGTACGGATATCTCTATGATCTTTGATGGCCTGCCTGCTATCAGCAGTTCAGGTGCTGTGGTCGGTGACTGGCACACAATGGTCAAGGCTATCAAGATGAACACCTCTGCCATTGGAGGTGACAGTCATGTATGGATGAAGGAAAAAGCACGTATGGGACCTAGCAGGGTCATTCCTCTATGTCTTTGCGCTGCCGAATTCCCTTCCATAATAGGCAAATTGCAGCATGCTGAAAATATCTCAAAGCGAATAATGAGTGACATCATCCAGCCAACAACATTTTTCATGTCCAACGGAGCAAAGTCCCATTCCCTGCACGCCTCTGAACTGGAGGTCGAAGAGATGGAAATTTTGGATGCAATTACAGACGAGCCATCTTCTATAGCGGATATTGCTGCAAAGACAAATAAGCATGCTCTGATGTTCGAAGGTATCCTGAGAAACCTCATACAGAAAAGATATGTGAAACAGGTGGGCTTCACTCCCACCGACGTCCTACATATGACCGGTGATTATACAAGATGGGATTCCAGTGCTTCAATGCTGGGAGCTTCTATTCTTTCAGAATATACTTCCATGGAACCCTTTGATCTCTGTGCCAAACTCAAAGAAGATGTGGCCAGAGAGATCGTACTAAATCTCATTGCACACTGTGCAGATAAAGTGAAAAGACCTGATCTGGCGAAAATACTGGAAGGAACAGAACTGATGAAATTCACGCTAAAGACACCTATCGTGATGGTGGGTGCTCCTGTAGCCCCGTATTTGAAAGATATGAAATATTTCATTGATGCGGACATAAGGCTTCCGCAGTACCATGAAGTTGGTAACGCTGTAGGTGCCCTTGTGGGTAATGTTGTGTACAGGGAAGAAATACTGATAAGACCCGCAGGTCCTGGTAGCTCACAGTATCTGTTGTTCTCTGAAAAAGGAAGACAGATATTTGATGATTATCAGGAGGCTTTTGACACAGCCAATTCCCTTGTCAACGATACGGTTGCAGACTATATGTCTGGATACGGATTGAGTATGGACAATGTAAGGTTCGATCTTGAATGTAATAATGTAGGGAGTATTGGGGCAGTACCCCTTGAGACAAAGATAGTAGGGGTAGCTGTTGGTTCCCCCAGGAGGCTAATATGAGCACTTCACTGGAAAATCTGGGTAATATGAATGCGGGAAATATGAACACTATGAATGCACTGGATAACATGGATGCCCTGCGTCAGAGTGTGCGCGGCCGTATCGGGATCAAGGATGATGTTGAAGAAGATGGCCTTATCTATGAGATGCTGCATGCTTCCAGAGACATCAAGGATCTTCTTGTATCCTCTTTCGGACCACGCGGGTCGAGCAAGATAATAATCAGTCCCACAGACGATGTTTACCTTACAAGTGACGGCAAGACCGTGATCGAACAGATCGATGTGTTGCATCCGGTGGTCACTTCCCTTAAAGAGCTTGCCATGTCCATGGACAGGGTATGTGGTGATGGGACAAAGACAGCAGTGATTATCGCTGCTTCTCTTATCGAGAATGCTGCTAAACTTATAGATATTGGCATGCACCCAACAACCATTATAAAAGGATACCAGCTTGCTCTGAACAAAGCCTATGATATCCTGAATTATGAGAGTATTCGTATTAGTTCTGAAAAGGACCTGCATTCTGTCATAGAGAATGCCAGCCTGGGTAAAGGAATTGAACCACATCAGGCCCGGATAATAGCTGACATCGTTCTTAAGACACTTTCTAAGATCAGGGATGTCCAGGGCGATGCTCACATAGATCTCAATGATTATGTAAAAGTTATAAAAAAGGTAGGTTCTGCGTCTATAGAATCTATTTCAGGAATGGTACTGGATGAAAAGCCTGCAAGATCGGATATGCCTTCTCTTCTGGAAAATACAAGTGTCCTTATGATCAATGGCAATGTGAAATTTGAGAGCAAGATCATAAATTCCCAGCGAAATCTGAGAATAGACGATCTGGCCGATCCAAAGCTTATCCTCCATGGAAAGGAACGAAATCTGAAATCAATGTCACAGAAGATAATCGATTCAGGAGCTAACCTTGTCTTTTGTGAAGGAGATGTGGATGAATCCGTTGAAGGTTCACTGGCAAAACATGGTATTCTGCTTTTCCAGAAACTAAAAATAAGGGATATGGAGATGGTCTCAAAGGCAACAGGTGCAAGTATTCTTTCCATCAGAGATGATATACTCCCCCATAACCTGGGTTTTGCCGGTGAGGCGAAGGTAGAGAAAAGGAACGATGAGTATTTCCTTTTCCTTTCTGTCAGTGGTCAGCTGATATCTACGATAATGATATGGGAGCCTTTCAGGTATGGTCTTGAAAAGATCGAGGAAGCAGTAGATGATGCAGTCAACAATGCAGCATTCATACTGAAAAATCCTCTTGCTGTTAGAGGAGGAGGGGATGTAGAATTTGTACTCTCACAGATGCTCAGGCAGTATTCTTCCACGATTGTTGGGAGAGAGCAACTCGCAGTTATCGAATATGCTAACGCCCTTGAAGAGATTCCCAGAACACTCGCACATAACGTGGGTCTCAATGAAGTGGATGCGATGACAAAAATGCTCAATTCCTATAAAAAGGGAATCGATAGCAGGATCGACCTTAGCCAGGATATAATTGCCAATAATCCTCCGGTGTATGATTCTTTCAGCATCAAACAAATGGCTATTATCGCAGCTACCGAGGCTGTAAGCAATATGTTGAGAATTGATAATATCGTATTGAAAAAGTCCTGAGGAGGAGCTAAAATGCCTGATGAGATGACTTCAAAGGAACGTTTTATCAACGCTCTTGAAATGAAAGAAGTGGACAGGACACCACTGGGTTATTTGTGGTTTGGAGCCGGTAATGCGGTGCTTGAGCAGATGAATGCAAGCATGGAGGATGTATATTATTCTTCAAAAGGCATTGCCAGAGCACAGATACTGGCAAGGGAAATGTATCACCATGACAATGTAATGTCCCCATGGGGATGCTTGCTTGTGGAAGCTGAGGCTTTTGGAGCGAAAATAAACATCAAAAAAGATGCTTATCCTTCAATAGCCAGTTATCCTCTAAAGTCTGCAAAGGAATATGGAAATATAGACCCGGTTGCCATAGAACGCTCTGAAAGGACAAAGACCATTACAGAGTCCATATCCCTGCTCAAAAAAGATGTTGGGGATGAGGTTTTCATTAGCGGTGCCCTACTTACTCCTTTCATGCTTGCTTCCCAGTTAATGGACGGGAGCA is a genomic window containing:
- a CDS encoding winged helix-turn-helix domain-containing protein is translated as MKLALLGTLFLSDKRKDLLLLLIERPMNIDEIKSTLNVTSSAMMTQIKILIDQGIILYEGDQYRLSSFGEVIVRKMIPLLNTLMVFEDNKQYWENHKVKGIPAHLLERIEEMGSCELVEPELNRMYELPKKFTDNLIQSKYIMEISSSFSPAYPYKYIELARKGVRISLIITEPVFERFETEYFEQLQDYLGIENTELFVCKDDIGFASSVVTDRFLSLTLFYKTGMFHNHAMLSFETNALMWGEDMYHFFRKISEEVSGV
- a CDS encoding methyltransferase cognate corrinoid protein, which produces MSTAILNQLAEAVVDGDDDLAEELAQKALDEGVDPYEAIVDGLAKGMTIVSDNYEKGEAFVPHLLIASGAMYAGMDILTPHMKVEGGEQRSIGVIGTIEGDVHDIGKNLVKTMMSAAGFDMVDLGHDVPVEKFVEVAKEKKADLISMSALMTTTMTNMEKVIEMLQEDGLRDSLVVMVGGAPVSPEFAEKITADSTHPDSMAATEWAKDAVSKLDPAEQRWSEEKISLAKVKYREILSKKTVKGKTDIGLETAKQIIADFESVAVKTKEEMTHMDRTLAAMGDKKVDRLPVYPLACGSLRKFADVNYKEYATDINAFVESAYLGSKYLDTDMFVGLIDLSATSADFGCKIKYPEDDTPSSEGHLEAYEQIEVPEVKEGTRAYELIMASKAATEKLNKELNTPFVGFHEGPLLTLTQLMGADRVLMDMKTNPDVVLEAVQKCTDYICQVSELFFAENACNALCIDNLWSNNVIMSEEDYWKFDGKFVSEQHIPVFKKYDQPYIIHNCADAVHFDTQIKKFGTQLYSYAYYPKLRGKGSQNYADLIPKYGDACCMMGEVNPVQFMDNTPEGIQKVKDDTKDLLEGVLPVLKENGLQSKYVMSTGCETPPGGTLTTVKAMVDVVKKMGPDLQKQIFG
- a CDS encoding hydantoinase/oxoprolinase family protein, which codes for MNLGLGIDTGGTYTDAVIMDLEDGSVIDSNKSLTTYPDLIRGIVSSIDGLKAEHLANVRFTSVSTTLATNTTLEGKGYPAGLILVGYNISRKIPTDHILSIEGGHDADGNEAEPLGDLKKVKEFVAMNQHKVSSFAISSYFGVRNPEHELIIKEIIQELTDHPVVCGHELSMELGAYERALTALLNAQLIPVIDQFIRSVRSVMQDKNINSVLMMMRCDGSLVRIEEALKKPVESIFSGPAASLLGAAHLTGLKECLAVDVGGTSTDISMIFDGLPAISSSGAVVGDWHTMVKAIKMNTSAIGGDSHVWMKEKARMGPSRVIPLCLCAAEFPSIIGKLQHAENISKRIMSDIIQPTTFFMSNGAKSHSLHASELEVEEMEILDAITDEPSSIADIAAKTNKHALMFEGILRNLIQKRYVKQVGFTPTDVLHMTGDYTRWDSSASMLGASILSEYTSMEPFDLCAKLKEDVAREIVLNLIAHCADKVKRPDLAKILEGTELMKFTLKTPIVMVGAPVAPYLKDMKYFIDADIRLPQYHEVGNAVGALVGNVVYREEILIRPAGPGSSQYLLFSEKGRQIFDDYQEAFDTANSLVNDTVADYMSGYGLSMDNVRFDLECNNVGSIGAVPLETKIVGVAVGSPRRLI
- a CDS encoding TCP-1/cpn60 chaperonin family protein, which codes for MSTSLENLGNMNAGNMNTMNALDNMDALRQSVRGRIGIKDDVEEDGLIYEMLHASRDIKDLLVSSFGPRGSSKIIISPTDDVYLTSDGKTVIEQIDVLHPVVTSLKELAMSMDRVCGDGTKTAVIIAASLIENAAKLIDIGMHPTTIIKGYQLALNKAYDILNYESIRISSEKDLHSVIENASLGKGIEPHQARIIADIVLKTLSKIRDVQGDAHIDLNDYVKVIKKVGSASIESISGMVLDEKPARSDMPSLLENTSVLMINGNVKFESKIINSQRNLRIDDLADPKLILHGKERNLKSMSQKIIDSGANLVFCEGDVDESVEGSLAKHGILLFQKLKIRDMEMVSKATGASILSIRDDILPHNLGFAGEAKVEKRNDEYFLFLSVSGQLISTIMIWEPFRYGLEKIEEAVDDAVNNAAFILKNPLAVRGGGDVEFVLSQMLRQYSSTIVGREQLAVIEYANALEEIPRTLAHNVGLNEVDAMTKMLNSYKKGIDSRIDLSQDIIANNPPVYDSFSIKQMAIIAATEAVSNMLRIDNIVLKKS